In Chloroflexota bacterium, a single window of DNA contains:
- a CDS encoding peptide ABC transporter substrate-binding protein, whose amino-acid sequence MMRAPWLLRILSLFVILSVVLVACAPAAPAPAEEAAAPAEEKAEEAAAPAEEGPKRGGVITFALYQEPEILNPHICTQTACDEVNEFILESPLGVDPDGNFFPILAKEVPSAENGGVSDDGLTITVRFKEGIKWSDGEPFTADDFKFTWEAIMHPESGAVSTTGWRDIESIETPDDYTAVIKFKQFYAPYLALLTAEIIPRHATGDPANMPKWDFNWHPIGTGPFMMTEWVSGDHITLVRNPNYREAPEKPYLDGVNIIITPSREVGKALIKTGDIDILWDLVEADIPEFENLEGVVLAAPPDTGTERLLLNLADPTIDATDDPLNNPHWALGDLRVRQAIQYGIDKAKINDELLYGKATLGTSEINLGWAKCDIPVSEFNPEKARQLLEEAGWVDQDGDGIRECRGCPYAEEGRPLRLKIQTTSGNKLREQVEQLLVEMMRDIGIDLYIENVPSSVLFGSWASGAFRKHGHFDILMYTTSYGIDPQAHMEGYFASWSMPTEANGGRGFNYSRWVDEEADAAIKEAGSSPDLEVRKAAYQRLCERIAAGLPHIYLYDRLELNAYRTRLHGWIDNNWMDLGWNAEDWWVSE is encoded by the coding sequence ATGATGCGAGCACCCTGGTTGCTGAGGATCCTGAGCCTCTTTGTGATCCTGAGCGTGGTCCTGGTCGCCTGTGCGCCTGCTGCCCCGGCGCCGGCGGAGGAGGCCGCGGCCCCGGCCGAGGAGAAGGCGGAGGAGGCGGCTGCCCCGGCGGAAGAGGGGCCCAAGCGCGGCGGCGTGATCACGTTCGCCCTCTACCAGGAGCCAGAGATCCTCAACCCTCACATCTGCACCCAGACGGCATGTGATGAGGTCAACGAGTTCATCCTGGAGTCCCCGTTGGGCGTGGATCCCGATGGCAACTTCTTCCCCATCCTGGCGAAGGAGGTGCCGAGCGCGGAGAATGGTGGTGTCTCCGATGACGGGCTCACCATCACCGTTCGCTTCAAGGAGGGGATCAAGTGGTCGGATGGCGAGCCGTTCACCGCGGATGACTTCAAGTTCACCTGGGAAGCCATCATGCATCCGGAGAGCGGCGCCGTCAGCACCACCGGCTGGCGGGATATCGAGAGCATCGAGACGCCCGACGACTACACGGCCGTCATCAAGTTCAAGCAGTTCTACGCCCCGTACCTGGCTCTGCTCACCGCCGAGATCATCCCGCGACACGCCACCGGTGATCCGGCCAACATGCCCAAGTGGGACTTCAACTGGCATCCCATCGGCACGGGCCCCTTCATGATGACCGAGTGGGTGTCTGGGGATCACATCACCCTGGTCCGCAACCCCAACTATCGTGAGGCGCCGGAGAAGCCCTATCTGGACGGCGTGAACATCATCATCACGCCCAGCCGCGAGGTGGGCAAGGCGCTGATCAAGACCGGGGACATCGACATCCTCTGGGATCTGGTCGAGGCGGACATCCCCGAGTTCGAGAACTTGGAGGGAGTCGTGCTCGCGGCGCCGCCGGACACGGGCACGGAGCGCCTGCTGCTCAACCTGGCCGATCCCACCATCGACGCCACCGACGACCCCCTGAACAATCCGCACTGGGCGCTGGGTGATCTGCGAGTGCGCCAGGCGATCCAGTACGGCATCGACAAGGCCAAGATCAACGATGAGCTGCTGTACGGCAAGGCCACGCTGGGCACCTCCGAGATCAACCTCGGTTGGGCCAAGTGTGACATCCCCGTCAGCGAGTTCAACCCGGAGAAGGCCCGACAGCTTCTGGAGGAGGCCGGCTGGGTGGACCAGGACGGCGATGGCATCCGTGAGTGCCGCGGTTGCCCCTACGCCGAGGAGGGCCGTCCGCTGCGCCTGAAGATCCAGACGACCAGCGGCAACAAGCTGCGCGAGCAGGTGGAGCAGCTGTTGGTCGAGATGATGCGGGATATCGGCATCGATCTCTACATCGAGAACGTGCCGTCCTCCGTGCTGTTCGGCTCCTGGGCCAGCGGTGCCTTCCGCAAGCACGGCCACTTCGACATCCTGATGTACACCACCTCCTACGGCATCGACCCGCAGGCGCACATGGAGGGCTACTTCGCCTCATGGAGCATGCCTACGGAGGCGAACGGCGGCCGTGGCTTCAACTACTCTCGCTGGGTCGATGAGGAAGCCGACGCGGCCATCAAGGAAGCCGGCAGCAGCCCGGACCTCGAGGTTCGCAAGGCGGCTTACCAGCGGCTCTGCGAGCGCATCGCGGCCGGCCTGCCGCACATCTACCTGTACGACCGGCTGGAGCTGAACGCCTATCGCACGCGGCTCCATGGCTGGATCGACAACAACTGGATGGATCTCGGCTGGAACGCCGAGGATTGGTGGGTATCTGAATAA
- a CDS encoding trypsin-like serine protease, with product MKSVRLTIIWGAVLAIALASCNGIVPSLRPTPTPQPPTPTPRVIVIVATPTPGAPPEMIDVGEERVIAVYERVSPAVVNVTTRVLRQSFFFGVYPEEGTGSGFLWDDQGHIVTNYHVVEGAQSVEVGFGEDFVQPATIVGVDPPNDLAVLRVEEVPPGVQPVELGDASKLRVGQRAIAIGNPFGQFERTLTTGVISALNRTITIDEDTVLRHVIQTDAAINRGNSGGPLLDSFGRLIGINSAIYSPTGTSAGVGLAISVDTVKRVVPELIAHGRYRHPWLGVLGYSITPVLARALDLPVQQGLLVARIYRGSPAAKAGLRGARREMIIGNRIILVGGDIITAIDGYSIQGMDDLEDYLEERTQVGQTVTLEVIRGGQRMRIDVELEEMPRQLY from the coding sequence ATGAAATCCGTGCGGCTCACCATCATCTGGGGAGCGGTCCTGGCCATCGCCCTGGCCAGTTGCAATGGCATCGTGCCCTCGTTGAGGCCGACGCCTACCCCCCAGCCTCCCACGCCGACGCCACGCGTGATCGTGATCGTCGCCACGCCCACGCCCGGCGCGCCGCCGGAGATGATCGACGTGGGCGAGGAGCGCGTGATCGCCGTGTACGAGCGCGTGAGCCCCGCCGTGGTCAACGTGACGACTCGCGTCCTGCGCCAGAGTTTCTTCTTCGGCGTCTACCCGGAGGAGGGAACCGGGTCCGGGTTCCTATGGGACGATCAGGGCCACATCGTCACGAACTACCACGTCGTCGAGGGGGCCCAGTCGGTGGAGGTGGGATTTGGAGAGGACTTTGTCCAGCCCGCCACCATCGTGGGGGTTGATCCGCCCAACGATCTGGCAGTGCTTCGCGTGGAGGAGGTGCCTCCCGGCGTGCAGCCGGTGGAGCTGGGCGATGCCTCCAAGCTGCGCGTGGGCCAGCGCGCCATCGCCATCGGCAATCCGTTCGGGCAGTTCGAGCGCACCCTGACCACGGGCGTCATCAGCGCGCTTAACCGCACCATCACCATCGACGAGGATACGGTGTTGCGGCATGTGATCCAGACGGATGCGGCCATCAACCGGGGCAACTCGGGCGGGCCGCTGCTGGACTCCTTCGGGCGGCTGATCGGCATCAACTCCGCCATCTACTCCCCCACGGGAACCTCCGCGGGCGTGGGGCTGGCGATCTCCGTGGACACGGTGAAGCGCGTGGTGCCGGAGCTGATCGCGCATGGGCGCTATCGACATCCCTGGCTGGGAGTCCTGGGATACAGCATCACCCCTGTGTTGGCCCGCGCCCTGGACCTCCCCGTACAGCAGGGGCTATTGGTCGCCCGGATCTATCGCGGCAGCCCGGCCGCGAAGGCGGGGTTGCGAGGCGCTCGCCGGGAGATGATCATCGGGAACCGCATCATCCTGGTGGGCGGCGACATCATCACCGCCATCGACGGATACTCCATCCAGGGAATGGATGACCTGGAGGACTACCTGGAGGAGCGCACCCAGGTGGGGCAGACCGTGACTCTGGAGGTGATCCGGGGTGGCCAGAGGATGCGGATCGACGTCGAGCTGGAGGAGATGCCCAGGCAGCTCTACTGA
- a CDS encoding zinc metallopeptidase: MFFRPYFDPLYLLFVLPSLLLALYAQMKVRNAYARYTRVPNSRGLTGLDAARMVLGPAGLSHVRIEGTPGELTDHYDPRTKTLRLSSGVAHGRSVAALAIVMHEIGHALQDAQGYAPLKLRGSLVPAITVSAWVAPMMFLVGWLLGQPSIAWLGVAGFAVAAVFSLVTLPVEFNASNRGLQLLQSFRLADGPELRQAKEVLDAAALTYVAALAQTLSTLLYYVFLLTGFSRRD, from the coding sequence ATGTTTTTCCGTCCGTATTTTGATCCGTTGTATCTGTTGTTCGTACTGCCATCGCTGTTGCTGGCCTTATACGCGCAAATGAAGGTGCGCAACGCCTACGCGCGCTATACCCGGGTTCCCAACTCCCGCGGGCTGACGGGCCTGGACGCGGCTCGCATGGTCCTGGGACCCGCCGGGTTGAGCCATGTCCGAATCGAGGGCACGCCCGGCGAGCTGACGGATCATTACGATCCCCGGACCAAGACGTTGCGCCTGTCCAGCGGGGTGGCACACGGCCGCTCCGTGGCCGCCCTGGCCATCGTCATGCATGAGATCGGCCACGCCCTCCAGGACGCGCAGGGATACGCGCCGCTGAAGCTACGCGGCAGTCTGGTGCCGGCCATCACCGTCAGCGCCTGGGTGGCGCCGATGATGTTCCTGGTCGGCTGGCTGCTGGGGCAACCCTCCATCGCCTGGCTGGGCGTCGCCGGGTTTGCGGTGGCCGCTGTCTTCTCCCTGGTCACACTCCCCGTGGAGTTCAACGCCAGCAACCGCGGGCTCCAACTGTTGCAATCCTTCCGCCTGGCTGACGGCCCAGAGCTGCGCCAGGCCAAAGAGGTATTGGATGCGGCCGCGCTGACCTATGTGGCCGCGCTGGCCCAAACCCTCTCCACACTCCTGTACTACGTGTTCTTGCTTACCGGCTTCAGCCGACGGGATTAG
- a CDS encoding PDZ domain-containing protein: MSRSNRGIPAAIAIISTSALALICLCLFTAVIVWDQVQSRSARAIPTPEPIPTAPAPPTPTALPPVVIQIDPEADVQTQILTAIYQKVNRSVVNITVRQQAHPGLDNEEFYTEGQGSGFVWDKQGHIVTNLHVIADATEVDVTFWNDITVPATVVGTDPDSDLAVVRVDVSPDELYPVELGDSDQVQVGERAIAIGNPFGYQGTLTHGIVSAVGRSIPALTGFQIPEAIQTDAAINPGNSGGPLLDAQGRVIGVNAQIRSLVRANSGVGFAIPINLVKRVVPSLIETGRYEHPWLGISGQTLSPSMAQDLKLPAERGILIADVIPNSPAQRAGLRPSRRTVNYKGRQVPIGGDIIVQIDEQPLHNFDDLLIYLARYTSPGQEVILTVVRDGKRVQVPVTLGARPTRTHP, from the coding sequence GTGAGTAGATCAAATCGAGGAATCCCAGCAGCGATCGCCATCATCAGCACAAGCGCGCTGGCCCTGATATGCCTCTGCCTGTTCACCGCGGTGATCGTGTGGGATCAGGTGCAGAGCCGCTCGGCACGGGCCATACCAACGCCCGAGCCGATCCCCACGGCGCCCGCGCCACCCACGCCCACAGCGCTGCCACCGGTGGTGATCCAGATCGACCCGGAGGCCGATGTCCAGACGCAGATCCTGACCGCCATCTACCAGAAAGTCAACCGCTCCGTGGTGAACATCACCGTGCGGCAACAGGCTCATCCTGGCCTGGACAACGAGGAATTCTACACCGAAGGACAGGGCTCCGGATTCGTATGGGACAAGCAAGGGCACATCGTCACCAACCTTCACGTGATCGCCGACGCGACGGAGGTGGACGTCACATTCTGGAATGACATCACCGTGCCCGCCACGGTGGTCGGCACCGATCCGGACAGCGACCTCGCCGTCGTGCGGGTGGACGTGAGCCCGGATGAGCTCTATCCGGTGGAGCTGGGCGACTCCGATCAGGTGCAGGTTGGGGAGCGGGCGATCGCCATCGGCAACCCGTTCGGCTACCAAGGCACCCTGACTCATGGCATCGTGAGCGCCGTGGGGCGTTCGATCCCGGCGCTCACCGGCTTCCAGATCCCGGAGGCCATCCAGACGGACGCGGCCATCAACCCGGGCAACTCGGGCGGGCCGCTGCTGGACGCGCAGGGCCGCGTCATCGGGGTGAACGCGCAGATCCGCTCGTTGGTGCGGGCCAACTCCGGCGTCGGCTTCGCCATCCCCATCAACCTGGTCAAGCGCGTGGTGCCCTCCCTCATCGAAACCGGCCGCTACGAGCACCCCTGGCTGGGCATCTCCGGCCAGACGCTGTCGCCGTCCATGGCCCAGGATCTGAAGCTTCCCGCGGAGCGAGGGATCCTGATCGCCGACGTGATCCCCAACAGCCCGGCGCAGCGGGCAGGCCTGCGCCCCAGCAGGCGGACCGTCAACTACAAGGGGCGACAGGTGCCCATCGGAGGGGACATCATCGTCCAGATCGATGAGCAACCGCTTCACAACTTCGACGACCTGTTGATATACCTCGCGCGCTACACATCGCCCGGGCAAGAGGTCATCCTGACAGTGGTCCGTGACGGGAAGCGCGTCCAAGTGCCCGTAACCCTTGGCGCGCGGCCCACGCGCACACACCCGTAA
- a CDS encoding LysM peptidoglycan-binding domain-containing protein: MHRLRYKWLMIGVIALLLSGAMLGCTRKRPTPTPFPTESATQVAPTATPEAEQPTPKTTVAAVEEEPAQPEQTPTAAPTPTPAPPPSEQGASEAPTPTAAPGQPVEHIVQPGEYLNLIARRYGVSPEAIMRANNIQDPNLLYPGQKLIIPAPGTTPGSSGSSPSGKIHIVQRGETLQSIALKYGVTVQELAAANGISNPNFIYVGQRLVIP; this comes from the coding sequence ATGCACCGGTTGAGATACAAGTGGCTCATGATCGGGGTGATAGCCCTGTTGCTGTCCGGAGCGATGCTGGGATGCACCCGCAAGCGCCCGACGCCGACGCCATTCCCAACAGAATCGGCCACCCAGGTCGCCCCGACCGCGACGCCGGAGGCGGAACAGCCTACACCCAAGACCACCGTCGCCGCCGTGGAGGAGGAGCCCGCGCAGCCGGAGCAGACCCCGACCGCGGCCCCCACGCCGACGCCGGCGCCACCGCCCTCCGAACAAGGCGCCTCGGAGGCTCCCACGCCGACGGCCGCTCCCGGCCAGCCGGTGGAGCATATCGTCCAACCCGGCGAATACCTGAACCTGATCGCCCGTCGCTACGGCGTGTCCCCCGAGGCGATCATGCGGGCGAACAACATACAGGACCCCAACCTCCTCTACCCGGGGCAGAAGTTGATCATCCCCGCGCCGGGCACGACGCCGGGCTCATCCGGCAGCAGCCCGTCGGGGAAAATCCACATCGTCCAACGAGGGGAGACGCTGCAAAGCATCGCGCTAAAATACGGCGTGACCGTTCAGGAGCTGGCCGCGGCAAACGGGATCAGCAACCCCAATTTCATCTATGTCGGTCAAAGACTGGTCATCCCTTGA